The proteins below are encoded in one region of Armatimonadota bacterium:
- a CDS encoding right-handed parallel beta-helix repeat-containing protein yields the protein MFRAMIPMLCIAVMPACFAEGQAPKPACFTVSDTDGLLAAISRIPPEGDATITLLPGTYTIKDTILIKQKSRVCLIGSGWNTKIVKQGDGDAIVFEGSCWMCWVRNLDITGDSKASKGSGIVFRRGEWSGINMIDYCHIDMFPESGIRFEGDVRTPFSSNSVSNCWLTNNLGDQLYSRANNDFYITGNQFGRGGERTPRTGCLLDHSSAGSYTLNYHWGNTVALRMVGVNFNRVENNRFEQSYESGIVVGDPKGGDPSQLNIITGNTIHTNSEHNSGKFPAVIAYDAVDTTFCQNQIFSWDSNSVRHTVGLVLDKGCRNWVVKDNIFRHHSEKALRYDTKAGHVVKDNMGS from the coding sequence GTGTTCCGAGCCATGATACCTATGCTCTGCATCGCAGTGATGCCGGCGTGTTTCGCCGAGGGACAGGCTCCAAAGCCTGCGTGCTTCACGGTGTCGGACACCGACGGGCTGCTGGCGGCGATCTCCAGGATTCCGCCTGAGGGGGATGCGACGATCACTCTGCTGCCGGGGACGTATACGATCAAGGACACGATCCTGATCAAGCAGAAGAGCCGGGTCTGCCTGATCGGGAGTGGCTGGAATACGAAGATCGTCAAGCAGGGCGACGGAGACGCGATCGTCTTCGAGGGCTCGTGCTGGATGTGCTGGGTGCGCAACCTCGACATCACGGGTGACAGCAAGGCCTCCAAGGGCTCAGGGATCGTCTTCCGCAGGGGCGAGTGGTCGGGCATCAACATGATTGACTACTGCCACATCGACATGTTCCCCGAAAGCGGCATCCGTTTCGAGGGCGATGTGAGAACGCCGTTTTCCTCGAACAGTGTGAGCAACTGCTGGCTGACCAACAATCTCGGTGATCAGCTCTACAGCCGCGCGAACAACGATTTCTACATCACCGGCAACCAGTTCGGCCGGGGCGGTGAACGGACGCCCCGCACGGGATGCCTGCTCGATCACTCGTCGGCGGGGAGCTACACTCTCAACTACCACTGGGGGAACACGGTGGCCCTCCGCATGGTCGGAGTGAACTTCAACCGCGTCGAGAACAATCGCTTCGAGCAGAGCTACGAGAGCGGCATAGTGGTCGGTGATCCCAAAGGCGGTGACCCGAGCCAGCTCAACATCATCACCGGCAACACGATCCATACGAACTCCGAGCACAACAGCGGCAAGTTCCCGGCGGTGATCGCGTACGATGCGGTTGACACGACCTTCTGCCAGAACCAGATCTTCAGTTGGGACTCGAACTCGGTCAGGCACACGGTCGGCCTGGTGCTCGACAAGGGTTGCCGTAACTGGGTCGTGAAGGACAACATCTTCCGCCACCACAGTGAGAAGGCGCTCCGATACGACACGAAGGCCGGCCACGTGGTGAAGGACAATATGGGATCATAG
- a CDS encoding DUF763 domain-containing protein yields MRTGTASLPLHGGQAPSWLFQRMTRLGREIVSLTVMEFGTEAVLRKLSDPYWFQALGCVLGFDWHSSGVTTTVCGAIKEGIKGMEGDLGLFVAGGKGKVSRKTPDEIRIHAEKHSIAVEPDKLVYASRMSAKVDNTAVQDGYQLYHHVFLFDKNGKWAVIQQGMNDTNGWARRYHWLSTGVEDFVNEPHAAVCSDNRGQLMLNMVAGEAAESRRTTALLASEKPEKLGHEIERMQALSMPKHHEVLIADLNPKSLSRILLKAYEVKPQSFKELLEIQGVGAKSVRALAMIADLVYGVPASTRDPAKYSFAHGGKDGFPYPVDKPNYDRSISVVKQAVERAKVGDREKLDALQRLSRFYEL; encoded by the coding sequence ATGAGAACCGGTACTGCCAGTCTGCCGCTGCACGGAGGACAGGCGCCGTCGTGGCTCTTCCAGCGCATGACGAGGCTCGGGCGCGAGATCGTCTCCCTCACGGTCATGGAGTTCGGCACGGAGGCGGTCCTCCGCAAGCTCTCCGACCCGTATTGGTTCCAGGCGCTGGGATGCGTTCTCGGCTTCGACTGGCACAGTTCCGGTGTGACCACCACCGTATGCGGCGCGATCAAGGAGGGGATCAAGGGGATGGAGGGCGACCTCGGCCTCTTCGTCGCCGGCGGAAAGGGCAAGGTGTCCCGCAAGACGCCCGACGAGATACGCATCCACGCCGAGAAGCACTCCATCGCCGTCGAGCCGGACAAGCTCGTCTATGCGAGCAGGATGTCCGCCAAGGTTGACAACACAGCAGTTCAGGACGGCTATCAGCTCTATCACCACGTCTTTCTCTTCGACAAGAACGGCAAGTGGGCGGTCATCCAGCAGGGGATGAACGATACTAACGGATGGGCTCGGCGGTATCATTGGCTCTCGACCGGCGTGGAGGATTTCGTGAACGAGCCCCATGCGGCGGTGTGTTCCGACAATCGGGGGCAACTCATGCTGAACATGGTCGCGGGCGAGGCGGCTGAGTCGCGCCGGACGACTGCCCTCCTCGCGTCTGAGAAGCCGGAGAAGCTCGGGCACGAGATCGAGCGGATGCAGGCGTTGAGCATGCCGAAGCATCACGAGGTCCTGATCGCCGATCTCAACCCGAAGTCGCTCAGTCGCATCCTGCTCAAGGCATATGAAGTCAAGCCCCAGAGCTTCAAGGAGCTTCTCGAGATTCAGGGAGTCGGCGCGAAGTCTGTCCGTGCGCTGGCGATGATCGCGGATCTGGTGTATGGTGTCCCGGCCTCGACCCGCGACCCGGCGAAGTATAGTTTCGCGCATGGGGGTAAGGATGGCTTCCCGTATCCGGTGGACAAGCCGAACTACGACCGCTCGATCTCGGTCGTCAAGCAGGCTGTCGAGCGCGCGAAGGTCGGCGACCGGGAGAAGCTGGACGCCCTCCAGAGACTGAGCAGGTTCTACGAGCTCTGA
- a CDS encoding hydroxyacid dehydrogenase produces the protein MKILVLPIPSLRGRLFSSEAQQRLEALGDLTLNPEEHNYSTDELADLVPGHDAALTSWGSPRFTPEVVERADRLKVISHAAGSPHGILTPAVFERGISVCTSQPAMAISVAAMTVAMMEIMLRNAVNWAVSIREKQWFRPEGVAPARELNGKKVGIIGASLIGREVIRYIKPWDVELFIADPYISDDGADALGAKRVSLEWLMAECDVISLHAPSNESTRGMITREHLQAIREGAVFINTARGAIVNHEALLEELRTGRFSAALDVTDPEPLPQGHEMYSLQNVVFTPHISGGTPEMVRRQGEAAVRNLELFFSGERPERLVTAEMMEFIA, from the coding sequence ATGAAGATTCTCGTGCTCCCTATACCCTCACTACGCGGGCGGCTGTTCTCTTCTGAAGCCCAGCAGCGACTGGAAGCGCTCGGCGATCTGACACTCAATCCTGAGGAGCACAACTACTCGACCGACGAACTTGCCGACCTCGTTCCCGGGCATGATGCGGCTCTCACGAGTTGGGGCTCGCCGAGATTCACTCCAGAGGTCGTGGAGCGCGCCGATCGGTTGAAGGTGATCTCACACGCCGCGGGATCGCCGCACGGAATCCTCACCCCAGCAGTCTTCGAACGAGGGATCTCAGTATGCACCTCTCAGCCGGCGATGGCGATCTCCGTCGCCGCGATGACCGTCGCGATGATGGAGATAATGCTGCGCAACGCCGTCAACTGGGCGGTCAGTATCCGGGAGAAGCAGTGGTTTCGGCCTGAGGGAGTCGCACCCGCTCGGGAGCTGAACGGCAAGAAGGTCGGCATCATCGGCGCGAGCCTTATCGGGCGGGAGGTGATCCGTTACATCAAGCCGTGGGATGTGGAGTTATTTATCGCCGACCCCTACATATCGGACGATGGCGCAGACGCGCTCGGTGCTAAGAGGGTCTCGCTCGAATGGCTGATGGCGGAGTGCGACGTGATCAGCCTGCACGCGCCATCGAACGAATCTACGCGAGGGATGATCACGCGGGAGCATCTGCAGGCGATCAGGGAGGGTGCCGTGTTCATCAACACCGCACGAGGGGCGATCGTCAATCATGAGGCGCTGCTCGAAGAATTGAGGACCGGACGGTTCTCGGCGGCGCTTGACGTCACCGACCCCGAGCCGCTGCCGCAAGGCCACGAGATGTACTCGCTGCAGAACGTCGTATTCACGCCGCATATATCCGGAGGCACGCCAGAGATGGTCCGTCGTCAGGGCGAGGCGGCCGTGCGCAACCTCGAGCTGTTTTTTTCCGGCGAGAGGCCCGAACGCCTCGTCACGGCAGAGATGATGGAGTTTATTGCCTAG
- the nrdR gene encoding transcriptional repressor NrdR, whose translation MKCPYCGHNDDKVLDSRSVRDGEGIRRRRECLECARRFTTYEEIEEMRLMVAKRDLRREPFDRSKILRGMLTACEKRPVSLAQLEQAVEEIERALNNRGEREVSSTDIGEMVISKLHDLDKVAYIRFASVYRQFEDVTQFKELVEVLDTDTA comes from the coding sequence ATGAAATGCCCCTACTGCGGTCACAATGATGACAAGGTTCTGGACTCCCGCTCGGTGCGTGACGGGGAGGGGATAAGGCGTCGTCGGGAGTGCCTCGAGTGCGCCCGAAGGTTCACCACCTATGAGGAGATCGAGGAGATGCGTCTGATGGTGGCAAAGAGGGACCTTCGCAGAGAGCCGTTCGATCGTTCAAAGATTCTTAGAGGAATGCTCACAGCCTGCGAGAAACGTCCTGTCAGTTTGGCGCAGTTGGAGCAGGCCGTGGAGGAGATCGAGCGCGCTCTGAACAATCGGGGCGAGCGCGAAGTCAGTTCGACAGACATCGGCGAGATGGTCATCAGTAAGCTTCACGATTTGGACAAGGTCGCTTACATCAGATTCGCATCTGTCTACCGTCAGTTCGAGGATGTTACCCAGTTCAAGGAACTGGTCGAAGTTCTCGATACCGACACCGCCTAG
- a CDS encoding vitamin B12-dependent ribonucleotide reductase, translating to MEDFTEMLTQNALTVLEKRYLQKDERGNCVETPEGMFHRVACAIAEAERGYGRSDSEVKEVEEQFYRMMSGLEFLPNSPTLMNAGRELGQLAACFVLPIEDSMDSIFETIKHTALIHKSGGGTGFSFSRLRPSEDVVQSTNGVSSGPISFMEVFNSATEAIKQGGTRRGANMGCLRIDHPNIIDFITCKKDNNRLTNFNISVLITEEFMQAVEKGEDYDLINPRTREVVKSLGARRVFDTIVNMAWRNGEPGIIFIDRINRDNPTPHLGEIECTNPCGEQPLLPYEACNLGSINLAAMVADEGEPKVDYMKLGRTVRTAVRFLDDVIDISRYPLPQIDAMVRGNRKIGLGVMGFADMLIKLGTPYDSEQATNLAEEVMSFIQNESRQMSCELAAERGTFPNWEGSVYDVPEGLKMRNATVTTIAPTGTLSIIAGCSSGVEPLFAVSYIRTVLDGTEMIEANPMFRQMAEERGLYSEALMKEIARHGSVRGLDSVPGDMQRAFVTAHDIAPVWHIKMQAAFQKYVDNAVSKTVNFPNSATTEDVSEVYKLAFRLGCKGVTVYRDGSRDEQVLSVGRKDRDAAQQDAPGVLAPRPRPVRTYGVTEKVKTGCGSLYVTINEDEDGLCEVFARMGKSGGCASSQLDAVSRVISTALRAGVKPEAVIKQLRGNVCPSPGWDNGGRVLSCPDAIGIALEHYVQFKQTGTAETTVSKWSSTLDNLVGACPDCGSSVEHEGGCIVCRFCGFSKCG from the coding sequence ATGGAGGATTTCACGGAGATGCTGACACAAAACGCGCTCACCGTCCTGGAGAAGCGATACCTGCAGAAGGACGAGAGGGGGAACTGCGTCGAGACGCCTGAGGGGATGTTCCACAGGGTAGCCTGCGCCATCGCCGAGGCCGAACGCGGATACGGCAGGTCGGATTCCGAAGTGAAAGAGGTGGAGGAGCAGTTCTACCGCATGATGTCTGGACTCGAGTTCCTGCCGAACAGCCCGACGCTCATGAACGCCGGAAGGGAACTCGGACAGCTCGCGGCTTGCTTTGTTCTGCCGATCGAAGACTCTATGGACAGCATTTTCGAGACGATCAAGCACACAGCTCTGATCCATAAGAGCGGGGGCGGCACGGGGTTCTCGTTCTCCAGACTCAGGCCCAGCGAGGACGTGGTTCAGAGCACGAATGGGGTCTCCAGTGGGCCGATATCCTTTATGGAGGTCTTCAACTCCGCCACCGAGGCGATCAAGCAGGGAGGGACTCGCAGGGGCGCGAACATGGGTTGCCTGCGCATTGACCATCCGAACATCATTGACTTCATAACTTGCAAGAAGGACAACAATCGTCTTACCAACTTCAACATTTCCGTGCTGATCACCGAGGAGTTCATGCAGGCTGTCGAGAAGGGCGAGGACTACGACCTGATTAACCCGCGTACACGGGAGGTCGTGAAGTCGCTAGGCGCGCGGCGGGTCTTTGATACCATCGTCAATATGGCCTGGCGCAACGGCGAGCCGGGGATCATCTTCATTGATCGGATAAACCGAGACAATCCCACGCCGCATCTGGGCGAGATCGAGTGCACCAACCCGTGTGGGGAGCAGCCTCTCCTGCCCTACGAGGCGTGCAACCTCGGCTCCATCAACCTGGCCGCGATGGTTGCCGACGAGGGCGAGCCGAAGGTGGACTACATGAAGCTCGGCAGGACCGTTCGGACGGCGGTAAGGTTCCTTGACGATGTCATAGACATCAGCCGGTATCCTCTGCCGCAGATAGACGCGATGGTCCGGGGCAACAGGAAGATCGGTCTCGGCGTGATGGGCTTTGCGGACATGCTGATCAAACTCGGCACTCCGTATGATTCCGAGCAGGCGACAAACCTCGCCGAAGAGGTGATGTCGTTCATCCAGAACGAATCGCGTCAGATGTCGTGCGAACTTGCTGCCGAGCGCGGGACCTTCCCGAACTGGGAGGGCAGCGTCTATGATGTGCCCGAAGGCCTCAAGATGAGAAACGCGACTGTTACCACGATCGCGCCGACGGGGACGCTCTCGATCATCGCCGGCTGTTCCAGCGGTGTCGAGCCGCTGTTCGCGGTCTCGTACATCCGCACTGTGCTCGACGGTACGGAGATGATCGAAGCCAATCCCATGTTCAGGCAGATGGCCGAGGAGCGCGGGCTCTACAGCGAGGCGTTGATGAAGGAGATCGCCCGACACGGGTCGGTCCGCGGCCTCGATTCCGTTCCAGGCGACATGCAGAGGGCCTTTGTCACCGCTCACGATATCGCGCCGGTATGGCACATCAAGATGCAGGCGGCCTTCCAGAAGTACGTGGACAACGCGGTTTCGAAGACCGTCAACTTCCCGAACTCGGCGACGACTGAGGATGTTTCCGAGGTCTACAAGCTTGCGTTTCGGTTAGGCTGCAAGGGGGTCACGGTCTATCGCGACGGAAGCCGGGACGAGCAGGTCCTGAGTGTTGGCAGGAAGGATAGGGACGCCGCCCAGCAGGATGCTCCTGGAGTCCTCGCTCCGCGGCCTCGGCCGGTAAGGACCTACGGCGTCACGGAGAAAGTGAAAACCGGATGCGGAAGCCTCTATGTCACGATTAACGAGGACGAGGACGGACTCTGCGAGGTCTTCGCGCGGATGGGTAAGTCAGGCGGCTGCGCTTCGTCCCAGTTAGATGCCGTGTCCAGGGTTATCTCGACCGCCCTTCGCGCGGGTGTGAAGCCGGAGGCGGTGATCAAGCAGCTTCGCGGTAACGTCTGCCCGTCCCCCGGTTGGGACAACGGCGGACGTGTGCTGTCATGCCCGGATGCTATCGGCATCGCGCTTGAGCACTATGTCCAGTTCAAGCAGACCGGTACGGCCGAGACGACGGTCTCGAAGTGGTCCAGCACTCTGGATAACCTTGTCGGCGCGTGTCCTGACTGCGGAAGCAGCGTCGAGCACGAAGGTGGCTGCATTGTCTGCCGCTTCTGCGGTTTCTCGAAGTGCGGCTAG
- a CDS encoding GTP cyclohydrolase I FolE2, whose amino-acid sequence MKDTQSCEDRRHVPLQRVGVKGVEIPFQIKALRDGHQTVLAGVTLTADLPHYLKGTHMSRFIQVLEEWRNRPVSGPELKAILQQAKTVLKAEMAHADLRFKYFIEKRAPVSKMKSILGYQSCFSGSLKEDDFDFRLGVEVPVQTVCPCSKEISECGAHNQRANIRASVRFVHGRFVWIEELVRLLEDQGSAQVYPFLKRADEKYVTERAFSNPRFVEDVVRDCVLALRKDERIRWFEVECESEESIHQHNAFAYHQETSDSAR is encoded by the coding sequence CTGAAGGATACGCAGAGCTGCGAGGATCGAAGACACGTGCCTCTGCAGCGTGTGGGGGTCAAGGGGGTCGAGATTCCGTTTCAGATCAAGGCTCTCCGCGATGGGCATCAGACGGTACTTGCGGGAGTCACCCTGACCGCCGATCTTCCGCACTACTTGAAAGGCACGCACATGAGCCGCTTCATCCAGGTACTGGAGGAGTGGCGTAACAGGCCCGTATCAGGCCCTGAGTTGAAGGCCATCCTCCAGCAGGCGAAGACCGTCCTCAAGGCCGAGATGGCTCATGCCGACCTGCGCTTCAAGTACTTCATAGAGAAACGTGCTCCCGTGTCGAAAATGAAGAGCATCCTAGGGTATCAGAGCTGCTTCTCCGGCAGCCTCAAGGAAGACGACTTCGATTTCCGCCTCGGTGTCGAAGTTCCAGTTCAGACCGTCTGCCCCTGCAGCAAAGAGATCTCCGAGTGCGGGGCACACAACCAGCGCGCGAACATCCGAGCTAGTGTCCGATTCGTGCATGGTCGGTTTGTCTGGATCGAGGAACTCGTTCGTCTGCTCGAGGATCAGGGCAGCGCACAGGTATATCCGTTTCTGAAGCGTGCGGATGAGAAGTACGTCACCGAGCGGGCGTTCTCAAATCCCAGATTCGTCGAGGACGTCGTCCGTGACTGCGTCTTGGCCCTGCGAAAGGACGAGCGCATCCGTTGGTTCGAGGTTGAGTGCGAATCCGAGGAGTCAATCCACCAACACAATGCGTTTGCGTACCATCAGGAGACCTCTGACAGCGCTCGTTGA
- a CDS encoding phosphoribosylaminoimidazolecarboxamide formyltransferase: MTERSIPLRYGLNPHQKPAKVVLFDHSPQIEVLSGAPGYINMLDALNGWQLVKELREAIGLPAAASFKHVSPAGAAVGIPLSDVLTKAYFVEDMELSPLATAYARARGADRVSSFGDFVSLSDTCDLSTARLIAREVSDGVIAPEYDTDALALLKAKRKGKYLVIRIDPEYRRREMESREVLGVALQQHANDVRIGPELFGRVVTAERDLPDGAIRDMMIALITLKYTQSNSACFAQDGQAIGNGAGQQSRVHCTRLAGGKADLWWLRQHPRVLDLQFREGMNRAEKNNAIDLFLLEDITPPEEAQMMENLIGSPKRLTKGEKRKWLDKLAGVSLGSDAYFPFRDSIDRAGRTGVKYIAEPGGSQRDEEIIAAADGYGMVMAFTGLRLFHH, translated from the coding sequence ATGACAGAGCGAAGTATCCCGTTGCGGTACGGGCTGAATCCGCATCAGAAGCCGGCCAAGGTCGTGCTGTTTGACCACAGCCCGCAGATCGAGGTTCTGAGCGGGGCGCCGGGCTACATCAATATGCTCGATGCTCTCAACGGCTGGCAACTCGTGAAAGAGCTTCGAGAGGCGATAGGACTTCCGGCGGCGGCATCGTTCAAGCACGTCAGTCCGGCAGGGGCGGCGGTCGGAATCCCGCTTAGCGATGTCCTGACGAAAGCGTACTTCGTGGAAGACATGGAGCTTTCACCTCTCGCAACGGCCTATGCGCGTGCTCGTGGGGCGGACCGCGTCTCGTCGTTCGGCGATTTCGTCTCGCTGAGTGACACATGCGACCTCTCGACTGCCCGATTGATCGCCCGCGAGGTCTCCGACGGGGTGATCGCTCCGGAATACGATACCGATGCGCTGGCGCTTCTCAAGGCGAAGCGCAAGGGCAAGTACTTGGTCATTCGGATTGATCCTGAATACCGCCGGCGCGAGATGGAGTCACGCGAGGTTCTCGGCGTCGCCCTGCAGCAGCACGCGAACGACGTCCGTATAGGCCCCGAACTCTTCGGCAGGGTCGTGACCGCAGAGAGGGACTTGCCCGACGGCGCTATCAGGGATATGATGATCGCTCTGATCACGCTCAAGTACACGCAGTCGAACTCAGCCTGCTTCGCGCAAGACGGTCAGGCGATCGGCAACGGGGCCGGCCAGCAGTCGCGCGTCCACTGCACGCGTCTCGCTGGCGGGAAGGCCGATCTGTGGTGGCTGAGGCAGCATCCACGAGTCCTCGATCTGCAGTTCCGCGAGGGGATGAACCGCGCCGAGAAGAACAACGCGATCGACCTCTTTCTGCTGGAGGACATCACCCCGCCGGAGGAGGCTCAGATGATGGAGAACCTGATTGGCAGCCCGAAGAGGCTTACGAAGGGCGAAAAGCGCAAGTGGCTCGACAAGCTCGCGGGAGTTTCGCTCGGCTCGGACGCATACTTTCCGTTCAGGGACAGCATTGACCGGGCCGGCAGGACAGGCGTGAAGTACATCGCGGAACCTGGCGGATCACAGCGGGATGAGGAGATCATCGCCGCCGCCGACGGGTACGGTATGGTGATGGCCTTCACCGGGCTCAGGCTCTTCCACCATTGA
- a CDS encoding PmoA family protein — MIEKRVIVTSARHGCESTPISVEMPGLKHGAAVGLIGPNGTCIHAQVDGDRIVWICEPMSEGESRKYRFAEKCETRAESAVELIDRKNSVEFRISGALFTVYEYGEQYARPFLHPIVGPGGNGVTRGYPMIRDVPGETSDHAHHRSLWIAHGDVNGCDNWSEMEGHGVQRHREFLEKVGGPVFARLRTVNDWLDARGCKVLEEQRSFTVYNLPGASRVIDMTVEFRATEGDTVFGDTKEGGICSIRVATSMDGNKGGLITNSFGAVTEAETWGRRAHWCDYSGPVSGRTVGIAVFDHPANFRHPTYWHVRDYGLMTANPFALSEYRGDRAWDGSHMIRAGGCLAFSYRIHVHDGDVAAGKVSDSYHSYINPPSVEVE, encoded by the coding sequence GTGATTGAGAAGCGAGTGATAGTGACTTCAGCTAGGCACGGCTGCGAGAGCACCCCGATATCGGTGGAGATGCCGGGGTTGAAGCACGGGGCGGCCGTGGGCCTGATCGGACCAAACGGCACGTGCATCCACGCGCAGGTGGATGGCGACCGCATAGTCTGGATCTGCGAGCCGATGTCCGAAGGCGAATCCCGGAAGTACAGGTTCGCGGAGAAGTGCGAGACCCGGGCCGAATCAGCGGTCGAACTGATCGATCGAAAGAACTCCGTCGAGTTCCGTATCTCCGGGGCCTTGTTTACCGTTTATGAGTATGGCGAGCAGTACGCCCGGCCGTTCCTACATCCGATCGTCGGCCCGGGGGGTAATGGAGTTACCCGCGGCTACCCGATGATTAGGGATGTACCCGGTGAGACCAGCGATCACGCGCATCACCGATCCCTATGGATCGCGCATGGAGATGTGAACGGTTGCGACAACTGGTCAGAGATGGAGGGTCATGGAGTCCAGCGCCATCGGGAGTTCCTCGAGAAGGTGGGCGGGCCGGTCTTTGCCCGTCTGCGGACGGTCAACGACTGGCTCGACGCCCGGGGGTGCAAGGTGCTCGAGGAGCAGAGATCTTTCACGGTCTATAACCTTCCGGGCGCCTCTCGCGTCATAGATATGACGGTCGAGTTTCGGGCAACGGAAGGTGATACGGTTTTTGGAGACACGAAAGAGGGGGGCATCTGCTCAATCCGCGTCGCGACCTCGATGGATGGCAACAAGGGCGGGTTGATCACCAACTCGTTCGGTGCCGTCACTGAGGCGGAGACTTGGGGCAGGAGGGCGCACTGGTGCGACTATTCCGGGCCGGTATCGGGGCGAACCGTTGGCATAGCGGTATTTGATCACCCGGCGAACTTCCGCCACCCGACCTACTGGCACGTTCGGGACTACGGCTTGATGACCGCGAATCCATTCGCGCTCTCGGAGTACAGAGGCGACAGGGCTTGGGACGGCAGTCACATGATCAGGGCGGGGGGATGTCTCGCTTTCTCCTATCGTATACACGTGCACGATGGTGATGTCGCGGCTGGCAAGGTGTCCGACAGCTATCACTCGTACATCAATCCCCCTTCGGTCGAGGTTGAGTAG